The Paraburkholderia sabiae genome includes a region encoding these proteins:
- a CDS encoding phosphoribulokinase — MSIEHPIVAVTGSSGAGTTTVMNSFQHIFRREKLNAQIVEGDAFHRFDRQAMRAEMKEAEETQRQFSHFGPEANLLEELAALFAEYAATGRGRVRQYLHDEAEAAQYGLEAGMFSPWMDLQPHTDLLFYEGLHGGFVGRGIDVAQHADLLVGVVPIINLEWIQKLHRDKTLRGYSQEAVMDTILRRMPDYAHHICPQFSRTHVNFQRVPTVDTSNPFTARDIPSADESFVVIRFTNPKGIDFPYLLTMLHDSFMSRPNVIVVPGGKMGLAMQLIFTPMILQMIDRQRRAA; from the coding sequence ATGTCGATCGAACATCCGATTGTCGCGGTGACGGGCTCGAGCGGCGCGGGCACCACCACGGTCATGAACAGTTTTCAGCACATCTTCCGGCGCGAAAAGCTCAATGCGCAGATCGTCGAAGGCGACGCGTTTCATCGCTTCGACCGCCAGGCGATGCGCGCCGAGATGAAAGAAGCGGAAGAAACGCAGCGTCAGTTCAGTCACTTCGGACCCGAGGCAAACCTGCTCGAAGAACTTGCCGCGCTGTTCGCCGAATACGCGGCAACGGGGCGCGGGCGGGTGCGCCAGTATCTGCACGATGAAGCCGAGGCCGCGCAGTACGGCCTCGAAGCCGGCATGTTCTCGCCGTGGATGGATCTCCAGCCGCACACGGATCTGCTCTTCTACGAAGGGCTGCACGGCGGCTTTGTCGGGCGCGGGATCGACGTGGCGCAGCACGCGGATCTGCTGGTGGGCGTCGTGCCCATCATCAATCTCGAGTGGATCCAGAAGCTGCATCGCGACAAGACGCTGCGCGGCTATTCGCAGGAAGCCGTGATGGACACGATCCTGCGCCGCATGCCCGACTACGCGCATCACATCTGTCCGCAGTTCAGCCGCACGCATGTGAACTTCCAGCGCGTGCCGACCGTGGATACGTCGAATCCGTTCACCGCGCGCGACATTCCGAGCGCCGACGAAAGTTTCGTCGTGATCCGCTTCACGAACCCGAAGGGAATCGACTTTCCGTATCTGCTCACGATGCTGCACGACTCCTTCATGAGCCGCCCCAATGTGATCGTCGTGCCGGGCGGCAAGATGGGGCTCGCGATGCAGCTGATATTCACAC
- a CDS encoding class 1 fructose-bisphosphatase, whose product MNARIEPGEQAQSAGIANGRCIDMDGAQPALSDFLVDHLAPRRAQAPGVVHAADAEGLCAVIDDIAATVKRIAARIAQGAIGATQHAQAASGDSALSAAVKDMLIAMCERSAGIAGLVLPGMASARATSAGRYVLFADSLDGVANAESNVALGTVFSIRHAGAASADGGCVIAGSRQLAAGYALYGPATMLVITVGRGTHGFTLCRERGEFVLTHRALRIPEQGAELAVNGGSERFWEPPVQRYVSECRDGSAGVRQRDFETRWIASLVADTHRTVMRGGVCLLPRESRCAPRTARLPLLYQAQALAWLVEQAGGLASTGRARLLDVAGDTHAPTPMCIGTRCEVERIERYHCEHERGEDAPFTSPLFNERSLFRPEARV is encoded by the coding sequence ATGAACGCACGAATTGAACCAGGCGAGCAGGCGCAGTCCGCCGGCATCGCGAACGGCCGCTGCATCGACATGGATGGCGCTCAACCGGCGCTGTCGGACTTTCTCGTTGACCATCTGGCGCCGCGACGTGCGCAGGCGCCGGGTGTCGTGCATGCCGCCGACGCCGAAGGACTGTGCGCGGTGATTGACGACATCGCCGCTACGGTGAAGCGCATTGCCGCGCGCATCGCGCAGGGCGCGATCGGCGCAACGCAGCATGCGCAGGCAGCGTCGGGTGACAGTGCGTTGAGCGCGGCAGTGAAGGACATGCTGATCGCGATGTGCGAGCGCAGCGCCGGGATCGCGGGCCTCGTCCTGCCCGGCATGGCGTCCGCGCGCGCGACGTCGGCGGGCCGCTATGTGCTCTTTGCCGATTCGCTCGACGGCGTGGCGAATGCCGAATCGAACGTTGCGCTCGGCACGGTGTTCTCGATACGCCACGCGGGCGCAGCAAGCGCCGATGGCGGCTGCGTGATCGCGGGTTCGCGGCAGCTTGCGGCGGGCTACGCGCTGTATGGTCCCGCGACGATGCTCGTGATCACAGTCGGACGCGGTACACACGGGTTCACCCTGTGCCGCGAACGCGGCGAGTTCGTGCTGACGCACCGCGCGCTGCGTATTCCCGAGCAGGGCGCGGAACTGGCCGTCAACGGCGGCAGCGAGCGCTTCTGGGAGCCGCCCGTGCAGCGTTATGTGAGCGAGTGCCGCGACGGCAGCGCGGGCGTGCGTCAGCGTGACTTCGAAACGCGCTGGATCGCATCGCTGGTCGCCGATACGCACCGTACCGTTATGCGAGGCGGCGTGTGCCTGCTTCCGCGCGAGAGCCGCTGTGCGCCGCGCACCGCGCGTCTGCCGCTGCTGTATCAGGCGCAGGCGCTCGCGTGGCTCGTCGAGCAGGCGGGCGGGCTCGCCAGCACGGGGCGCGCGCGTCTTCTCGATGTCGCCGGCGACACGCACGCGCCGACGCCGATGTGTATCGGCACGCGCTGCGAGGTCGAGCGCATCGAGCGTTATCACTGTGAACACGAACGCGGCGAAGACGCGCCGTTCACGTCGCCGCTCTTCAACGAGCGGTCGCTGTTTCGTCCCGAAGCGCGCGTGTAA